One window from the genome of Diorhabda sublineata isolate icDioSubl1.1 chromosome 10, icDioSubl1.1, whole genome shotgun sequence encodes:
- the LOC130449811 gene encoding zinc finger protein OZF-like → METDEEKMYPANLDNVLIKQEVVDEFSEGQTNCQSEVQPLLLKITNIKSEVEGIDVYLDQRNYTNVARAEDMYVHPKDLTQIKEEIDIKPKVELLTQEFDVSHLKYEENILNYLDQPCSSKKTRIKRFKEYKKTNKKVSKIKKKYPCLVCRKYFGSSKTTNRHLTLHFKIGLVSCSFCGKYFMSKIEFLQHYFVHIINFKKIHHRKSTEEHVNGLKEPKGNLFKCALCPSTFKGKYSLKYHILFKHLGIKPYKCAFCPKRFGHRSYLKGHVIMHTGEKPYHCYLCSRSFAKNQYLKYHLKTHAKEKKFECEFCLKRFSQKASLIDHRRIHTGEKPYLCDVCSKAFSRKHELRRHSLVHTGIQPYKCDICLRAFKKRDNLKLHMLNHTGEKPFKCETCHKEFKAKHNLKIHIRVHTGERPFECKFCSKCFKVKPTLNQHIKSHHETAKPFKCEICFKDFTRRGSLTSHNRTHTKEKRYKCELCNTGYAAKITLRKHNNLVHPSLTRSEYPFDHFITENLTFK, encoded by the exons atggAAACAGACGAAGAAAAAATGTATCCCGCCAATTTAGACAACGTTTTAATTAAACAAGAAGTAGTTGATGAATTTTCGGAAGGCCAAACGAACTGCCAATCCGAAGTTCAGcctttacttttaaaaataacaaacattaaatCAGAAGTTGAAGGCATCGATGTATACCTTGATCAAAGAAATTATACCAATGTAGCTAGAGCTGAAGATATGTATGTACATCCTAAGGATCTTACACAGAtcaaagaagaaattgatattaaacCAAAAGTAGAACTTTTAACCCAAGAATTTGATGTATCACATcttaaatatgaagaaaatattttgaattacttGGATCAACCATGCAGCAGTAAAAAAACACGAATAAAACGTtttaaagaatacaaaaaaacgaacaaaaaagtttctaaaataaagaagaaatatccTTGTTTGGTATGCAGAAAAT attttggtTCATCTAAAACTACAAATCGTCACCTCACCCTTCACTTTAAGATAGGACTTGTATCCTGCTCGTTCTGCGGAAAATACTTTATGAGCAAAATCGAATTCCTACAACATTATTTtgtacatataataaattttaagaaaatccaCCACAGAAAATCAACTGAAGAACATGTGAATGGTCTAAAAGAACCAAAAGGAAATTTGTTCAAATGTGCCTTGTGCCCCAGTACGTTTAAAGGAAAATACAGTTTGAAATATCACATACTGTTCAAACATCTTGGTATTAAACCTTACAAATGTGCGTTCTGCCCGAAACGTTTTGGACATAGGTCTTATTTGAAGGGCCACGTCATTATGCATACCGGTGAAAAACCATACCATTGTTATCTTTGTTCAAGATCTTTTGCtaagaatcaatatttaaaatatcatttgaagACCCATGCGAAAGAGAAAAAATTCGAATGCGAATTTTGTTTGAAACGATTTTCGCAAAAAGCAAGTTTGATAGACCACCGAAGAATCCATACTGGCGAAAAACCGTACCTTTGCGACGTTTGTTCGAAAGCTTTTTCCCGAAAACACGAACTACGACGACACAGTCTCGTCCATACAGGCATACAACCTTACAAATGCGACATTTGTCTCAGGGCTTTCAAAAAACGAGATAATCTGAAATTACACATGCTCAatcatacaggagaaaaaccTTTCAAATGCGAAACTTGTCACAAAGAATTCAAAGCGAAACATAACTTGAAAATTCACATTAGAGTCCACACCGGGGAAAGACCGTTCGAATGCAAATTTTGTTCTAAATGTTTCAAAGTTAAACCGACCTTAAATCAACATATAAAATCGCATCACGAGACTGCGAAGCCGTTCAAATGCGAAATTTGCTTTAAAGATTTCACACGACGCGGAAGTTTGACTtcacacaaccgaacacacactaAAGAAAAGAGATACAAGTGCGAATTGTGTAATACCGGGTATGCCGCGAAAATTACTTTAAGAAAACACAACAATCTCGTACACCCCTCTTTAACTAGGTCCGAATATCCTTTCGATCATTTTATTACtgaaaatttaacttttaaatga